A single genomic interval of Rhododendron vialii isolate Sample 1 chromosome 3a, ASM3025357v1 harbors:
- the LOC131320700 gene encoding protein DOWN-REGULATED IN DIF1 11-like, with the protein MQKLTAPSLLLLLAIYTAAASKTAPSPAADADISPVPSPADSDEHFLKTCVEKFTDECGNQVFRGVFQHAAVTGPCCKNLVGVGKRCHDGLVRRIHEADVRRVRKGNHGSGGAVNEKHVARILPRSEKVWSDCVRLGVAPGRVLPARVRWLP; encoded by the coding sequence ATGCAAAAACTCACCGCaccctccctcctcctcctcctcgccaTCTACACCGCCGCCGCGTCCAAAACAGCACCGAGCCCAGCAGCGGACGCCGACATCTCACCGGTGCCATCGCCTGCCGACAGCGACGAGCACTTCCTGAAAACCTGCGTCGAGAAGTTCACCGACGAGTGCGGGAACCAGGTGTTCCGCGGCGTGTTTCAGCACGCGGCGGTCACGGGGCCATGCTGCAAGAACCTCGTGGGCGTGGGGAAGCGGTGCCACGACGGGCTGGTTCGGAGGATCCACGAGGCCGACGTGCGGAGGGTGCGCAAGGGTAACCACGGATCAGGCGGGGCCGTTAATGAGAAGCACGTTGCGAGGATTTTGCCAAGGAGCGAGAAGGTCTGGAGCGATTGTGTGAGGCTCGGGGTGGCCCCTGGTCGTGTTCTCCCAGCACGCGTGCGCTGGTTGCCCTGA
- the LOC131320699 gene encoding polyadenylate-binding protein 1-like encodes MEHLDQEQEHEVYGGEIPDGDMDADVDMSRAEEEDNSKDLEDMKKRLKEIEEEAGALREMQAKVEKEMGAVQDSSGASATQAEKEEVDSRSIYVGNVDYACTPEEVQQHFQSCGTVNRVTILTDKFGQPKGFAYVEFVEVEAIQNALLLNESELHGRQLKVSAKRTNVPGMKQYRGRRPNPYFGFPSRRPFMPGPPFYPSFGYGRVPRFRRPMRYRPY; translated from the exons ATGGAGCATCTAGACCAAGAGCAGGAACATGAGGTTTACGGGGGAGAAATACCAGATGGAGATATGGATGCCGATGTCGACATGTCTAGGGCTGAAGAGGAGGATAACTCcaag GATTTGGAGGACATGAAGAAGAGGCTCAAGGAGATCGAGGAAGAAGCAGGAGCCCTGCGCGAAATGCAGGCGAAAGTCGAGAAGGAGATGGGTGCCGTTCAAG ACTCTTCTGGTGCCTCTGCTACTCAAGCTGAAAAGGAGGAGGTGGATTCGCGGTCCATTTATGTTGGTAAT GTAGACTACGCATGTACACCTGAGGAGGTCCAACAGCACTTCCAATCTTGTGGGACTGTCAATCGggtcactattttgacagataAATTCGGTCAACCGAAAGGATTTGCTTATGTGGAGTTTGTGGAGGTTGAAGCTATTCAGAATGCCCTTCTTTTGAACGAATCAGAGTTGCATGGGCGCCAGTTGAAG GTGTCTGCAAAACGAACTAATGTACCTGGAATGAAACAGTATCGAGGAAGGCGTCCGAATCCATATTTTGGCTTTCCATCCCGAAGGCCCTTCATGCCCGGTCCACCTTTCTATCCTTCATTTGGATATGG